A genome region from Primulina eburnea isolate SZY01 chromosome 9, ASM2296580v1, whole genome shotgun sequence includes the following:
- the LOC140840507 gene encoding uncharacterized protein codes for MWSSLKGPKGISHGFNNTKIWVATNPRGAERLPPGVIVPESDFYMHRLYGAPEEDLIIKPRYLMTFTVGLEQKMNIDAAVKKLTENFTILLFHYDNRTSEWEEFEWSKRAIHVSVRKQTKWWYAKRFLHPDIVAPYDYIFIWDEDLGVENFGFEEYIKLVKKHGLDISQPGLSPESGMTWEMTRKRNDTEVHKDAEEKQDWCREGLPPCAAFVEIMAPVFSREAWRCVWHMIQNDLVHGWGLDFALRKCVEPARERMGVVDSQWIVHQTIPSLGNQGEAKNGKSPWEGVRERCRNEWTMFQDRLSAAEEAYYKEMGIDPHNSTAR; via the exons ATGTGGTCTTCTCTTAAAGGTCCTAAAGGCATCTCACATGGATTTAACAATACCAAG ATATGGGTCGCGACAAATCCCCGAGGCGCTGAAAGACTACCGCCTGGTGTAATTGTACCCGAATCTGATTTTTATATGCACAGATTGTATGGTGCTCCTGAAGAG GATTTGATCATAAAACCGAGGTATCTAATGACCTTTACTGTTGGATTGGAGCAAAAAATGAATATTGATGCTGCGGTGAAGAAG TTGACAGAAAACTTCACAATTTTGTTATTTCACTATGATAATCGGACAAGTGAATGGGAAGAATTCGAGTGGTCGAAAAGAGCCATCCACGTGAGTGTGCGGAAGCAGACTAAATG GTGGTATGCAAAGCGCTTTTTGCACCCGGATATAGTGGCACCATacgattatatatttatatgggATGAAGATTTAGGCGTGGAGAATTTTGGCTTTGAGGA ATATATAAAACTTGTGAAGAAGCATGGTTTGGATATTTCGCAACCCGGTTTATCCCCAGAGAGTGGAATGACATGGGAGATGACGCGAAAACGAAATGACACTGAAGTTCACAA AGATGCAGAGGAAAAGCAAGACTGGTGCAGAGAGGGTTTACCGCCATGTGCAGC ATTTGTCGAGATCATGGCACCGGTGTTTTCTCGTGAAGCATGGCGCTGTGTCTGGCATATGATTCAG AATGACTTAGTCCATGGATGGGGGCTTGATTTTGCGCTTAGGAAATGTGTGGAG CCGGCTCGTGAAAGGATGGGAGTCGTGGATTCTCAGTGGATCGTGCACCAAACCATTCCTTCACTTGGAAATCAG GGTGAGGCCAAGAATGGCAAGTCACCATGGGAAGGG GTACGTGAGAGGTGTAGAAACGAATGGACAATGTTTCAAGACCGTCTTTCGGCTGCAGAAGAAGCCTACTACAAGGAAATGGGAATTGATCCACATAACTCTACGGCTAGATAA
- the LOC140841500 gene encoding uncharacterized protein produces MDTLLCDELLQEIFHRLRPPSFAAVSLVSKRWRRLLRSSTTSLSLYLPPPYDPTTIASFSSFLSQHPFLTNLSIATSPLAVVGDNLLLSISAACPKLRKLRYLTNPLSPFSLVVMSTSCAHLSSISVALFRPLCFHWLRCFSGLKCLSLFFTSPVSVLDSYGVEEKIDAFDADFCLENLSLSGIVSEDLGLGLLWRNCKNIKKLQLQSCASLGDHASVSGFVKILKGLQELKLRACRSIVDGVLLKVAEHCVSLDSLLIYDGGSQEGIMQFINQSKCNLKRLELRLPLDLDNTHLIALAENLNFRGLTSLRLENCCLVTGDGLKVFARTIGVKLEELALINCDVVERESGLLTALGQDLKRLRKLDLSFNEMMVDKELTLMLASCNFLIELKLRGCRGLTEKSVASMVRSCKNLQSVDITCCGIEMEGVELLVLKSKRLRQLEVEQNKLFDTARIVASSKFIEVVCLH; encoded by the coding sequence ATGGACACTCTTCTCTGCGATGAGCTTCTACAGGAAATCTTCCACCGCTTACGGCCGCCGTCGTTCGCCGCCGTATCCCTTGTCTCTAAGAGGTGGCGCCGCCTCCTACGTTCTTCTACCACCTCTCTTTCGCTATATCTTCCCCCTCCATATGACCCCACCACCATCGCTTCTTTCTCGTCCTTTCTTTCCCAGCACCCTTTTCTCACTAATCTTTCTATAGCCACCTCGCCACTAGCCGTAGTTGGTGACAACCTCTTGCTCTCCATCTCTGCTGCTTGCCCCAAGCTGCGAAAGCTCCGCTACTTGACCAATCCACTCTCACCCTTCTCTTTGGTTGTTATGTCTACTTCTTGTGCTCATCTTTCTTCTATTTCCGTCGCTCTCTTTAGACCCCTTTGTTTTCATTGGCTTCGTTGTTTCAGTGGTCTGAAATGCCTCTCCCTATTTTTCACGAGCCCTGTGTCGGTGCTGGATTCTTATGGGGTTGAAGAAAAAATCGATGCTTTTGATGCGGATTTCTGTTTGGAGAATCTATCTTTATCTGGAATTGTGTCCGAGGATCTTGGCCTTGGGTTGCTCTGGAGAAACTGCAAGAACATTAAGAAACTGCAGCTCCAGAGCTGTGCGAGTTTGGGAGACCACGCTTCCGTTTCGGGTTTTGTGAAAATCTTGAAAGGTCTCCAGGAACTGAAGTTGAGGGCTTGTAGGAGTATAGTTGATGGGGTATTGCTGAAAGTTGCAGAGCATTGTGTTTCTTTGGACTCTCTGCTGATTTATGATGGTGGCAGCCAAGAGGGTATTATGCAATTTATTAATCAAAGCAAATGCAACTTGAAAAGACTTGAATTAAGATTGCCTCTTGATCTTGATAACACTCATTTGATTGCTTTGGCTGAGAATTTGAATTTCAGGGGTTTGACAAGTTTAAGGTTGGAAAATTGCTGTCTTGTGACTGGGGATGGGTTGAAAGTTTTTGCGAGGACGATAGGTGTTAAGCTTGAGGAGCTCGCTTTGATAAATTGCGATGTGGTGGAGAGAGAATCTGGTTTATTGACCGCTTTAGGACAGGATTTAAAGAGACTGAGGAAGTTGGATTTATCTTTTAACGAAATGATGGTCGATAAGGAGCTAACTCTGATGCTTGCTTCATGTAATTTCTTGATTGAATTGAAACTTAGAGGCTGCCGTGGATTGACCGAGAAATCTGTGGCCTCAATGGTTAGGAGCTGTAAGAACTTGCAGAGTGTTGATATAACTTGCTGTGGAATTGAAATGGAGGGAGTTGAGTTACTTGTGCTAAAATCTAAGCGCTTAAGACAACTGGAAGTGGAGCAGAACAAACTTTTCGATACCGCCAGGATAGTAGCATCTAGTAAATTTATTGAGGTTGTGTGTCTCCATTGA